Proteins encoded in a region of the Streptomyces sp. NBC_01471 genome:
- the cbiE gene encoding precorrin-6y C5,15-methyltransferase (decarboxylating) subunit CbiE: MADRVTVIGWDGSPLTAAARSALSAATLVAGAAHHLALPEVPPAAERIRLGSVSLAARRIAGHRGSAVVLADGDPGFHGVVRTLRAPEYGLEVEVVPAVSSVAAAFARAGMPWDDAEVVVAHPRTLRRAVNVCRAHPKVAVLTAPGAGPAELALLLEGVHRTFVICEELGTTREQVTVLTSDKAADHTWRDPNVVIVIGGGSADAPAVRGWALPSAEYGEGLSEGEHAGLRAAQLARLGPRTGDLVWDIGSGSGALAVEAARFGAAVIAVDADREACVRTDAAAHRFGVQLQVVHGQAPQVLERLPEPDVVRIGGGGVAVVTGCADRRPGRIVTHASTRDEAEALGAALADGGYLVECALLQSVDLDTRSWAERERSVVFLVSGRRPESGP, translated from the coding sequence CGCCCCTGACCGCAGCCGCCAGGTCCGCTCTCTCCGCGGCCACACTGGTGGCCGGGGCCGCCCACCACCTCGCACTCCCCGAAGTGCCGCCGGCCGCGGAGCGGATCCGGCTCGGCAGCGTGAGCCTCGCCGCCCGCCGGATCGCCGGACACCGCGGCAGCGCCGTGGTGCTCGCCGACGGCGACCCCGGCTTCCACGGGGTCGTCCGCACCCTGCGCGCACCGGAGTACGGCCTGGAGGTCGAGGTCGTCCCCGCCGTCTCCTCCGTCGCCGCGGCCTTCGCCCGTGCCGGTATGCCGTGGGACGACGCCGAGGTCGTCGTCGCCCACCCGCGGACACTCCGGCGCGCGGTCAACGTCTGCCGGGCGCACCCCAAGGTCGCCGTCCTCACCGCGCCGGGCGCCGGCCCCGCGGAGCTCGCCCTGCTCCTCGAAGGGGTCCACCGCACCTTCGTCATCTGTGAGGAACTGGGCACCACCCGCGAGCAGGTCACCGTCCTCACCTCCGACAAGGCCGCCGACCACACCTGGCGCGACCCCAACGTCGTGATCGTCATCGGCGGCGGTTCCGCGGACGCCCCCGCGGTCCGAGGCTGGGCGCTGCCGTCCGCCGAGTACGGCGAAGGTCTCAGCGAGGGCGAGCACGCCGGGCTGCGCGCCGCCCAACTGGCCAGGCTCGGCCCGCGCACCGGCGATCTGGTCTGGGACATCGGTTCGGGCAGCGGGGCGCTGGCCGTCGAGGCGGCCCGGTTCGGCGCCGCCGTCATCGCCGTCGACGCCGACCGCGAAGCCTGTGTCCGTACGGACGCGGCCGCGCACCGCTTCGGGGTCCAGCTCCAGGTCGTCCACGGGCAGGCCCCCCAGGTACTGGAACGGCTGCCGGAGCCGGACGTGGTCCGGATCGGCGGCGGGGGAGTGGCAGTTGTCACCGGCTGCGCCGACCGCAGGCCCGGGCGCATCGTCACCCACGCGTCCACCCGCGACGAGGCCGAGGCACTCGGGGCGGCTCTGGCGGACGGGGGTTACCTGGTGGAATGCGCGCTGCTGCAATCCGTCGACCTGGACACCCGTTCGTGGGCGGAGCGTGAGCGCTCGGTGGTGTTCCTGGTGTCCGGCCGCCGTCCGGAAAGTGGCCCCTGA